The proteins below come from a single Triticum aestivum cultivar Chinese Spring chromosome 5D, IWGSC CS RefSeq v2.1, whole genome shotgun sequence genomic window:
- the LOC123119147 gene encoding uncharacterized protein, translating to MALPAIPNELLADIFLRLSTSEDLIRASAACFSFRRLVADRAFLRRFRKLHPPPLLGFFDYRGFHPAEPPHPYAPAASAVADDDLNFGFLPGSSLDWTMREVRDGRVLLNRPGRHEPLFKETVVCDPLHQQYLLLPPIPGDVAASVAVQLLIERGGFADCFLVPSGDKEEPDATEETSFRVIWLVVLENKPVALVFSSCTGQWRAITPLIWSLPGLQLSTWKFWFVSRHYAHGCFYWISGASTGFQVRLKNCSCLTSGGWSSPWLITHPVPDIWAMMWPSRRQAKAGL from the coding sequence ATGGCCTTGCCGGCGATCCCCAACGAGCTCCTAGCGGATATCTTCCTCCGCCTTTCCACCTCAGAGGACCTCAtccgcgcctccgccgcctgcTTTTCcttccgccgcctcgtcgccgaccGCGCCTTCCTCCGGCGCTTCCGCAAGCTCCACCCTCCGCCCCTCCTCGGCTTTTTCGACTACAGAGGCTTCCACCCCGCCGAACCGCCTCATCCCTACGCGCCGGCGGCCAGCGCCGTCGCCGACGACGACCTCAACTTCGGCTTCCTCCCCGGGTCCTCCTTGGACTGGACCATGCGTGAGGTCCGCGATGGCCGCGTCCTCCTCAACAGACCCGGCCGTCACGAGCCCCTCTTCAAGGAGACGGTGGTGTGCGACCCCCTGCACCAGCAGTACCTCCTGCTTCCCCCGATCCCCGGTGACGTAGCCGCTTCGGTTGCGGTCCAACTCCTGATAGAAAGGGGGGGCTTTGCCGATTGCTTCCTCGTCCCTTCCggcgacaaagaagagccagacgcAACGGAGGAGACGTCGTTCAGAGTGATCTGGCTGGTGGTGCTTGAAAATAAACCGGTCGCCCTTGTCTTCTCTTCCTGCACAGGGCAATGGCGAGCCATTACACCCCTGATTTGGAGCTTACCTGGCTTACAGTTATCGACATGGAAGTTTTGGTTCGTGTCGCGCCATTACGCACATGGCTGCTTCTACTGGATTTCAGGTGCTTCTACTGGATTTCAGGTTCGATTGAAAAATTGCTCATGCTTGACATCCGGCGGATGGAGTTCTCCATGGTTGATCACCCACCCTGTGCCAGACATTTGGGCGATGATGTGGCCATCGCGGAGGCAGGCCAAGGCAGGACTCTGA